In Tursiops truncatus isolate mTurTru1 chromosome 10, mTurTru1.mat.Y, whole genome shotgun sequence, the sequence aaaataatttttacttaaaggaaagaaaattaacccAAACGTATTTGGATTAAAGGAGTCCAGCTGACTTGAATACTTTTTTGACAGAAAGgagatgaaatgaaaattaattgtGCCTATTCTGCTTTTCTGAGATGACAAGGGCATCAGATTTAAAATCCCTGAGGGCAAACAAACTAACCTGACAGGTCCTAAAGAAAGTACTCCAAGCTCCTACCTGCCAGGGGGAACTAAGCAGTCTGAGAAACCTCTTCAAAGACTGTCAAACATGGTGTACCTTAGGCCTCTTAAACTTAGGATGAATCTTATCACAAGCTGtgggtgtctgtgtgtatgtgtgtgtgtgtgtgtgtgtcattacTAAGGAATTTAAATTTACTGATCCATTAAATGGTGGGAAAAGctagaaataaaacttttgttttaagaATGCAGAAAAAAGTCCATAAAAACCACTGGTTTGGGTTCTATAAGATTTCTTGTGTTGTATGCCTTCTGCtgctttttattaaataaagCCCTAAAGCCTGGTTAGGATGAAAGTGAACTAAACAATAACGATAATACTAATAATCGCTCActttgagcatttattatatgccaagcactgatCTAAATATCTTTCATCTAACTTAATCCTAGGAAAAACCCTATAAGATTGATACTATTTATTATCCCTATTTAACAAATAAGGacccagaggcacagagaggtgaaacacttgcccagtgtcacagtTAGTAAGAGGTGAAGTGGTTGTGAACCCAAGTAAGCTTAAGTCCTGAGTTGGCTCCATAGGGAAGGCAACAGAATGCCGCTACCGTTTTTGGTCAACTTTAAAGAGGCTTTTCTTGTCTCTATTCAAAGCTCTATCACATGGGGCATATGTTGACTCACAACAACCAAACTTATTGAGTCAGGTCTGAAATTTGTCTGCCAAGAAGTTTAACCTCACACTGGAGCCAGGCAGGGTTGTTGGATGAAAAGATCATTCATTTCATGGAGTCTGTATTACCTTTTCTACCAACCAAGCAGTTTTGAGCACAGATGAGCTCAGGTGCTGAATTCCTCTCTCAAGTGAGGATCACACTGAGAACTGCTAGTGGTAAATCTCAAGCCCACAGGCCTGGCCAGACTCAGGGACATCAAGGTGATCTTAGTAGTTCTCATAACTGACTGAGTCAGAAAACCTAGGCTGCCCTCACTCATCTTTTGACTCCCTAGAATTAAGTCCTAAAGGCATCCCCAAACTTTTAGGAGGGAGATGATCATATTCTTACCTACTTAGTAAGCATATGCAGTAACTAGCTTCGTGACCTACATAAGCCACATGGCTTCTAGGCCTAGGTTGActcaactgtaaaatagggaCATATCTTACCTATCTTGTCTGCCAAGAGGCAAGAGGTGGATCAGATGCTATTTGAGGGCCTGTCAAGCTCTAAACTGAAAATAAGAGGCAAAGGAGGAAGAGTAAGGGAGGGGGTCCTCCCTGTTCAATAGTTTACTCCTCAAAAGCCAGAGTCCCATTTGTTTTGTTAATTCCTGCAGTAACCAGATAACACCTTCAGTTCATCAGTTCATCTCTAGAGGGGGTGCTTTGCTCCTAACACACCTCCAAACCAGGCCCCACTACTAGAGTTAATAAAGATGgtgtttaataaaaaataaacaaaataaaaatgagttgttTCAATAGCatcagaagaaattttttttccaacagtatcaggagagatttttttttcaatctagtCTTGACTACAAATCTTATTAGTAAGAAACTTCGAATAAGAATAAGATACACAGTCATTTTATGGCAAACTATATATTTCTATCTACCTTTGGAGCAGAAGATTTATCTGCAGTGTTTCAAACATTAAGATAACTAAAAATTTCATATTAATAGCATTTTTACTGAACTAAATTAAATACTTGGGGTAAAGCCCTTTGAAATAGCATTTCACCTTCAAAATTCAGTCTTCTGTttcctccccttcttttcctAGCTCCTCTCTTTTGTTCCTAACACTTAAaggtaataaaaacattttaaaaaaagaaagaaagaaaaagatgtgcaCACCAGAAGACAGTAACAAAAAAcgattttgttttacattttattttcacactttttactttctttttcagtttcaaaaCAAGCCTCTCTCCCCATatattcccacccccacccttctGCAGAGAGCAGACTTCAAACTTCACTTCTGCTTTCAGGTCTTAAAGAGAAGGGGAGGGCGGGGAGGCAGAAAAGTGACCGAgagttatctcaaaataaaaattaacaacagattttcttatttcaaaattcCCACGTTCTGCCAATTTGAAAATAACATTTCCTCCCCTCTTCTAAGGTCCCCAGACCGTCAGAGTATTTAAGCCACAGTATAAAGGAGGTATCGTGTTGCTTACAGTTCTTCAGTCTGCACTGGGTGCCGTGCGCCTCCCTGAAGCCTCTTAAAAGGTTCTTGCTGTCGGTTAATTTCTGGCTGGAGTTTCCGaagagcattttcttttcttaaggatGAGCGCTCCTTCACTAACTCCTGAACGTTCCTCGGGCTCCTCTTCCCCACTGAATCTCCTCGGGGAGTCAGGTCCTGAGGGACCGTGAAACTCTCCCTCCGCGGCGTGGACAcaggggtctctctctctctgtgccgaGGGCTCGGGATTCTCCAAGGGTCCCGGCGCCCCGCAACCGGTCTCACTCCGTGTTGGCGGTGAAAGTGACCGCGGTCATGGAGCGCTCCTCGGTCAGCGTGGTCATGCAGCCCTTCGCCCACGCGACCTGCAGGACTTCTTGTGTCACCTCATAATCCACGACCCGGACGAGGAGGGGTTTGGGTGGGTCCCCCGGAGCTCGGGAGGGAGCGTCTACACGGCTGCCAGAAATTCGCTTTTCCCTTGGAAAGAGAGGCGAAGGGCAGTCGGGTTCCCGGTCCTGTCCTCCCGCTTTGAAAAGGTCCTCCTCATCGGCCACTTCTTCCCGTACGGAGTCCCCCTGAGTCCCCAGCCACCTCTCCGGGTGCAGAAGAAAGAGCACTTTCTCTCGGACCCAGGAGTCACAGTCCACATTCTCTCCGGGGCTGTGCTCGTGGGCGCCGCACCGGCTGCTGCTAGCCCCCGCTACCGAGGGGTTCGGCGCGCCCAAGGCCAGGGGAGCCCCGCGCCCCGCCTTGCGCACAAACGGCCGGGCGCACCGCCCGCTGTGGGGCGAGGCCGCGAGATTCGGAGCCCCGCGCGGACCCGGGGCCCCCATCCCGAGAGGAGGGCCATTCATCCGGTGGATCTTCCGCCGGTTCTCGCAGAGAACGCCAGCGGAGCTCTGGAAAGCGCAGGACTGCCGGTCGGCCGTGGGCGTGGCCTCCGAGCACCCCGCCTCCCGGGCCTGGGActgtccccgccccctcccgtcCGCGCCTCCCTCCCTTTCTCGCGGCTTTCGGGCTTTTCAAAGGCGAAAAGCCTCACTTCCCCCGCAACCCCACGATCGCTCCTCCTCTTCTTACCTGCGATCCTAGACCTGCGGCCGTGATCTCATTTCTGAgtctttcccctctctcttctcaGTTCTATCTTAGTTTCCAGCCCACCACCGTTTGTCTCTAAACAACAGGAGACACCCTTGCACCGCACACACACCCGCACTGCCCCACGAAATGCCCAACACAGTGTATGTCTTCTTTCCAAGGACTCTCCTTGGAGTGAAGGAacatggaagttaaaaaaaaaaaaaagtctgatttaATCAAGTTCTTCTGATAAAAGTTTCCGTGTCCACTCCGAATCCACCCTCACCATCCTACCAAGATTATCGAATGTAGATCAAAAGCATCTGATTGGGAAAGTTGAGCCCTTTGAGAAAACGCCTTTGTATTGTTTGTTGTTCTTCGTAGGAAGGCGGGAATGTCACACCGGTCTTCATTTTGGTTTTGGCCATGCTCGTCCAAAGGGGCATAAGTGCCTTTGAtcaaacgaaaataaacaaaaccaaaccgcTATAAGAACTTAAGGATTTAGAATTTTGTGTtcgtttttaaaatttcccctttCACTACTCCCCtacctccctcacccccacccctacacacacacacacacacacacacacacacacacacacacacacacacacacacacctgtttaaccccagaagttaaaaataaataaatatggatcTCTGGGTAGGCTTTCAGAATCTCTCGTTGCTAGGCCCTCTGACACACTTAACTTTGCCTGAGGGTAATGCGGAAAGCTAGCTAACAGAAAAAAGGAAGCTTAGTTTGTGATTTCCAGTTTGTCCTTGGTTACAGGTCCCTGCTTTATTAGAAAGTGTTCACTTTTCCTGTctgctttagaaaaaaatgactgcAATGGTGCAAGTTTCTGCCCATACTTTGAAGGGCCAAGTAGTATGGTGAAAGATATTTTGGAAAGAGAGGACCTTCTGATG encodes:
- the C10H6orf141 gene encoding uncharacterized protein C6orf141 homolog yields the protein MNGPPLGMGAPGPRGAPNLAASPHSGRCARPFVRKAGRGAPLALGAPNPSVAGASSSRCGAHEHSPGENVDCDSWVREKVLFLLHPERWLGTQGDSVREEVADEEDLFKAGGQDREPDCPSPLFPREKRISGSRVDAPSRAPGDPPKPLLVRVVDYEVTQEVLQVAWAKGCMTTLTEERSMTAVTFTANTE